A portion of the Micromonospora vinacea genome contains these proteins:
- a CDS encoding NADP-dependent isocitrate dehydrogenase, translating into MAKIKVNNPVVELDGDEMTRIIWKQIREQLILPYLDVDLHYYDLSIQHRDETDDQVTIDAANAIKEHGVGVKCATITPDEARVEEFGLKKMWRSPNGTIRNILGGVVFREPIIMSNVPRLVPGWTKPIIIGRHAHGDQYKATDFVVPGPGTVTITYTPADGGAPMEMEVANFPGGGIAMGMYNYDESIRDFARASFRYGLDRNYPVYLSTKNTILKAYDGRFKDIFAEVFETEFKAEFAAAGITYEHRLIDDMVAAALKWEGGYVWACKNYDGDVQSDTVAQGFGSLGLMTSVLLSPDGRTVEAEAAHGTVTRHYRQYQKGEKTSTNPIASIYAWTRGLAHRGKLDGTPAVTEFANTLEQVIVDTVEGGQMTKDLALLISRDAPWLTTDEFMNALDENLARKIAA; encoded by the coding sequence ATGGCGAAGATCAAGGTAAACAACCCGGTCGTAGAACTCGACGGCGACGAGATGACCCGGATCATCTGGAAGCAGATCCGGGAGCAGCTGATCCTGCCCTACCTCGACGTCGACCTGCACTACTACGACCTGTCGATCCAGCACCGCGACGAGACCGACGACCAGGTCACGATCGACGCCGCCAACGCCATCAAGGAGCACGGCGTCGGCGTCAAGTGCGCGACCATCACCCCGGACGAGGCCCGGGTCGAGGAGTTCGGCCTGAAGAAGATGTGGCGGTCGCCCAACGGCACCATCCGCAACATCCTCGGCGGCGTCGTCTTCCGTGAGCCGATCATCATGTCCAACGTGCCGCGGCTGGTCCCCGGCTGGACCAAGCCGATCATCATCGGCCGGCACGCCCACGGTGACCAGTACAAGGCCACCGACTTCGTCGTCCCCGGCCCGGGCACGGTGACCATCACCTACACCCCGGCCGACGGCGGCGCGCCGATGGAGATGGAGGTCGCCAACTTCCCCGGCGGCGGCATCGCCATGGGCATGTACAACTACGACGAGTCGATCCGGGACTTCGCCCGGGCGTCGTTCCGGTACGGGCTCGACCGCAACTACCCGGTCTACCTGTCCACCAAGAACACCATCCTCAAGGCGTACGACGGCCGGTTCAAGGACATCTTCGCCGAGGTGTTCGAGACCGAGTTCAAGGCCGAGTTCGCCGCTGCCGGCATCACCTACGAGCACCGGCTCATCGACGACATGGTCGCCGCCGCGCTCAAGTGGGAGGGCGGCTACGTCTGGGCCTGCAAGAACTACGACGGTGACGTGCAGTCCGACACCGTCGCGCAGGGCTTCGGCTCGCTGGGTCTGATGACCTCCGTCCTGCTCTCCCCGGACGGCCGGACCGTCGAGGCCGAGGCCGCCCACGGCACTGTCACCCGGCACTACCGGCAGTACCAGAAGGGCGAGAAGACCTCGACCAACCCGATCGCGTCGATCTACGCCTGGACCCGGGGCCTGGCCCACCGGGGCAAGCTGGACGGCACCCCGGCGGTCACCGAGTTCGCCAACACCCTGGAGCAGGTCATCGTCGACACCGTCGAGGGCGGCCAGATGACCAAGGACCTCGCGCTGCTCATCTCGCGCGATGCCCCGTGGCTGACCACCGACGAGTTCATGAACGCGCTCGACGAGAACCTGGCCCGCAAGATCGCTGCCTGA
- the galT gene encoding galactose-1-phosphate uridylyltransferase has translation MKRTAIDLADGRELIYFDERDDAVRDQPDRRDLPPPPPASQLRYDPLTDEWVAVAVHRQTRTFLPPANECPLDPSVGDWLTEIPAPDYDVVVFENRFPSLSGRVAEEPGEITPFTPVRPGLGRCEVVCFTSDHNASFASLPPRRVRTVLDALADRTEVLGALPGVEQIFCFENRGVEIGVTLHHPHGQIYAYPFVTPRTRALLAAARRHAERTGGGNLYADVLAAERATGDRVVAENEHWTAFVPAAARWPFEVHVAPHRVVPDIPALSDSERDAFGPLYLDLLRRFDGLFDMPMPYISAWHQAPVRIDRELGHLHLQLFSIRRAQDKLKYLAGSESGMGVFINDIAPERAADLLRAA, from the coding sequence GTGAAGCGCACCGCGATCGACCTGGCCGACGGCCGGGAGCTGATCTACTTCGACGAGCGCGACGACGCGGTCCGCGACCAGCCGGACCGCCGGGACCTGCCGCCGCCTCCCCCTGCGTCGCAGCTGCGCTACGACCCGTTGACCGACGAGTGGGTGGCGGTCGCCGTGCACCGGCAGACCCGCACCTTCCTCCCGCCGGCGAACGAGTGCCCCCTCGACCCGTCGGTGGGCGACTGGCTGACCGAGATCCCCGCACCCGACTACGACGTGGTGGTCTTCGAGAACCGGTTCCCCTCACTCAGCGGGCGGGTGGCCGAGGAGCCCGGCGAGATCACGCCGTTCACACCGGTCCGGCCCGGCCTCGGCCGGTGCGAGGTGGTCTGCTTCACCTCCGACCACAACGCCTCCTTCGCCAGCCTGCCGCCACGCCGGGTCCGCACCGTGCTGGACGCGCTCGCCGACCGCACCGAGGTGCTGGGCGCGCTGCCCGGCGTCGAGCAGATCTTCTGCTTCGAGAACCGGGGTGTCGAGATCGGCGTGACGCTGCACCATCCGCACGGGCAGATCTACGCGTACCCCTTCGTGACGCCGCGCACCCGCGCGCTGCTGGCCGCGGCGCGCCGGCACGCCGAACGGACCGGCGGGGGCAACCTGTACGCGGACGTGCTGGCCGCCGAACGCGCCACCGGTGACCGGGTGGTCGCCGAGAACGAACACTGGACGGCGTTCGTCCCGGCGGCAGCGCGCTGGCCGTTCGAGGTGCACGTCGCGCCACACCGCGTGGTGCCGGACATCCCCGCGCTCAGCGACAGTGAGCGGGACGCCTTCGGGCCGCTCTACCTGGATCTGCTGCGCCGCTTCGACGGCCTGTTCGACATGCCGATGCCGTACATCTCGGCCTGGCACCAGGCGCCCGTGCGGATCGACCGCGAGCTGGGCCACCTGCACCTTCAGCTGTTCAGCATCCGGCGTGCCCAGGACAAGCTGAAGTACCTGGCCGGCTCCGAGTCCGGGATGGGCGTCTTCATCAACGACATCGCCCCGGAACGCGCCGCCGACCTGCTGCGCGCCGCCTGA
- a CDS encoding malate dehydrogenase, whose protein sequence is MGKKVTVVGAGFYGSTTAQRLAEYDVFDTVVITDIVEGKPAGLALDLNQSRAIEGFETKVVGVTTGPNGEGYESIEGSDVVVITAGLPRKPGMSRMDLLETNAKIVRQVAENVAKYAPNAVVIVVSNPLDEMTALAQLATQFPKNRVLGQAGMLDTARFSNFVAEALNVPVASVRTLTLGSHGDTMVPVPSKSTVNGKPLRDAMPAEQIEELVVKTRNGGAEVVALLKTGSAYYAPSAAAARMAKAVAEDSGEVMPVCAWVDGEYGISGVYLGVEAEIGAEGVKRVVETDLDADERASLLEAAEAVRAKQGDISSM, encoded by the coding sequence ATGGGTAAGAAGGTCACTGTCGTCGGGGCTGGCTTCTACGGCTCCACCACCGCACAGCGCCTGGCCGAGTACGACGTCTTCGACACCGTAGTGATCACCGACATCGTGGAGGGCAAGCCCGCGGGCCTCGCGCTCGACCTCAACCAGTCCCGGGCCATCGAGGGCTTCGAGACCAAGGTCGTCGGCGTGACCACCGGCCCCAACGGTGAGGGCTACGAGAGCATCGAGGGCTCCGACGTCGTCGTGATCACCGCTGGTCTGCCGCGCAAGCCCGGCATGAGCCGGATGGACCTGCTGGAGACCAACGCCAAGATCGTCCGCCAGGTCGCCGAGAACGTCGCCAAGTACGCCCCGAACGCCGTCGTCATCGTGGTCTCCAACCCGCTGGACGAGATGACCGCGCTGGCCCAGCTCGCCACCCAGTTCCCGAAGAACCGGGTGCTCGGCCAGGCCGGCATGCTGGACACCGCCCGGTTCAGCAACTTCGTCGCCGAGGCGCTGAACGTGCCCGTCGCGTCGGTACGCACGCTGACCCTGGGTTCGCACGGCGACACCATGGTCCCGGTGCCGTCGAAGAGCACCGTCAACGGCAAGCCGCTGCGCGACGCGATGCCGGCCGAGCAGATCGAGGAGTTGGTCGTCAAGACCCGCAACGGTGGCGCCGAGGTGGTCGCGCTGCTCAAGACCGGTTCGGCCTACTACGCCCCGTCCGCCGCCGCTGCGCGGATGGCGAAGGCCGTCGCGGAGGACTCCGGCGAGGTCATGCCGGTCTGCGCCTGGGTCGACGGCGAGTACGGCATCTCCGGCGTCTACCTGGGCGTCGAGGCCGAGATCGGCGCCGAGGGCGTCAAGCGGGTCGTCGAGACCGACCTGGACGCCGACGAGCGCGCCAGCCTCCTGGAGGCCGCCGAGGCCGTCCGCGCGAAGCAGGGCGACATCTCCAGCATGTAG
- a CDS encoding peptide ABC transporter substrate-binding protein codes for MRVRRLAAWTALPLAVTLGLAACGSGGDGGSGGSDSSAVSIQIAEPKHLVPTNTTETSGAQVLTGLFSPLVDYDAQNKPYEVAAQSITSSDNKVWTIKLKDGFTFHNGEKVTSEDYINAWNYGAYAPNGQDSNFFFEKIAGYADLQGKAPKAKEMSGLKKVDDLTFTATLSEPYIDFKTTLGYTAFYPMPDAAFSAPGVLKDSYEQAPIGQGPFKMKGTWQHDSKIDVERYDAYPGEKPKVKNIEFRIYQQLTAAYADVLADNLDVLPTIPTESLSTAPTDLGDRYRTSPMSSFQFLAFPTFDKDYSNPDVRKAISMAIDRDEITKSVFKGSQTSARSFVSPVLPGYRENTAGKAGEFNPTEAKKLYQAAGGPSKIVISYNGDGGHKDWVDATVNQLKANLGVDAVGSAEPKFADLLTKVEKKTPVGAFRMGWVMDYPTMEDYLGPLYSTNGSSNYYGYSNPEFDKLVKEGSAAKTQDEAIAKYQQAEDLLAKDMPVIPLRFGENVFGHSSKVKNVEMDLFQRVNLVKIEAAS; via the coding sequence ATGCGAGTTCGTAGACTCGCCGCCTGGACCGCCCTCCCGCTCGCGGTGACGCTGGGCCTCGCGGCCTGCGGCAGCGGCGGAGACGGTGGATCCGGCGGCAGCGACAGTTCGGCGGTCAGCATCCAGATCGCCGAGCCGAAGCACCTGGTTCCCACAAACACCACCGAGACGTCCGGTGCGCAGGTGCTCACCGGCCTGTTCAGCCCGCTCGTCGACTACGACGCCCAGAACAAGCCGTACGAGGTCGCCGCGCAGTCGATCACCTCGTCCGACAACAAGGTCTGGACGATCAAGCTCAAGGACGGCTTCACCTTCCACAACGGTGAGAAGGTCACGTCCGAGGACTACATCAACGCGTGGAACTACGGCGCGTACGCCCCGAACGGCCAGGACAGCAACTTCTTCTTCGAGAAGATCGCTGGCTACGCCGACCTGCAGGGCAAGGCGCCGAAGGCCAAGGAGATGTCCGGCCTGAAGAAGGTCGACGACCTCACCTTCACCGCGACGCTGTCCGAGCCGTACATCGACTTCAAGACGACGCTGGGCTACACCGCGTTCTACCCGATGCCGGATGCCGCGTTCTCGGCTCCGGGCGTGCTCAAGGACTCCTACGAGCAGGCGCCGATCGGGCAGGGCCCCTTCAAGATGAAGGGCACCTGGCAGCACGACAGCAAGATCGACGTCGAGCGCTACGACGCGTACCCGGGCGAGAAGCCCAAGGTCAAGAACATCGAGTTCCGGATCTACCAGCAGCTCACCGCGGCCTACGCGGACGTCCTGGCGGACAACCTGGACGTGCTGCCCACGATCCCGACCGAGAGCCTGAGCACCGCGCCGACCGACCTGGGTGACCGGTACAGGACCAGCCCGATGTCGTCGTTCCAGTTCCTGGCGTTCCCGACGTTCGACAAGGACTACAGCAACCCGGACGTGCGCAAGGCCATCTCGATGGCGATCGACCGTGACGAGATCACCAAGTCGGTCTTCAAGGGCTCGCAGACGTCGGCGCGTTCCTTCGTCTCGCCGGTCCTGCCGGGCTACCGGGAGAACACCGCTGGCAAGGCCGGCGAGTTCAACCCGACCGAGGCCAAGAAGCTCTACCAGGCCGCCGGTGGCCCGTCGAAGATCGTCATCTCGTACAACGGCGATGGCGGGCACAAGGACTGGGTCGACGCCACTGTCAACCAGCTCAAGGCCAACCTGGGCGTGGACGCGGTCGGCTCGGCCGAGCCGAAGTTCGCCGACCTGCTGACCAAGGTCGAGAAGAAGACGCCGGTGGGTGCGTTCCGGATGGGTTGGGTCATGGACTACCCGACCATGGAGGACTACCTCGGCCCGCTGTACAGCACGAACGGCTCGTCGAACTACTACGGCTACAGCAACCCGGAGTTCGACAAGCTGGTCAAGGAGGGTTCCGCAGCCAAGACGCAGGACGAGGCGATCGCCAAGTACCAGCAGGCGGAGGACCTCCTGGCCAAGGACATGCCGGTGATCCCGCTCCGCTTCGGCGAGAACGTGTTCGGCCACTCGTCCAAGGTCAAGAACGTGGAGATGGACCTGTTCCAGCGGGTCAACCTCGTCAAGATCGAAGCAGCCAGCTGA
- a CDS encoding MBL fold metallo-hydrolase, which produces MPLNRTLGSITVTALTDGEGAFFQPRAEAFPQATATQWAEADRRDPGSVTADGQWWLPFRSFAIRAGDGPVTLVDTGIGPADAPAASWAPVPGRMPAELAAAGIDPADVDTVVLTHLHSDHIGWAVTGTPGRPYFPNATYLVQRAELDAAETLNPGLPAGLVAPLRAAGQLRVVDGETALTPAVRLLPTPGHTPGHQSVLLTSADERMLLTGDLLVHMVQLVDPDLAYAHEEDPELARTSRRTALHTHSPTILATPHLGTPFTPPPHPRVG; this is translated from the coding sequence ATGCCACTGAACCGCACCCTCGGGTCTATCACGGTCACCGCACTCACCGACGGTGAAGGTGCCTTCTTCCAGCCCCGCGCGGAAGCGTTTCCGCAGGCCACAGCGACGCAATGGGCGGAGGCCGACCGGCGCGACCCCGGCTCGGTGACCGCCGACGGGCAGTGGTGGCTGCCGTTTCGCAGCTTCGCGATCCGCGCCGGCGACGGGCCGGTCACGCTTGTCGACACCGGGATCGGCCCCGCCGACGCGCCCGCAGCGAGCTGGGCACCCGTGCCCGGCCGGATGCCCGCCGAGTTGGCCGCCGCGGGCATCGACCCGGCCGATGTCGACACGGTAGTGCTGACCCACCTGCACAGCGACCACATCGGCTGGGCGGTCACCGGCACACCCGGGCGGCCGTACTTCCCGAACGCGACCTACCTGGTGCAGCGCGCCGAACTCGACGCGGCCGAGACGCTCAACCCCGGGTTACCGGCCGGCCTCGTCGCACCCTTGCGCGCCGCCGGCCAGCTCCGGGTGGTCGACGGCGAAACCGCCCTGACCCCGGCGGTACGGCTGCTGCCCACCCCCGGCCACACCCCCGGTCACCAGTCGGTTCTCCTGACCTCGGCCGACGAACGGATGCTGCTCACCGGCGACCTGCTGGTGCACATGGTGCAGCTCGTCGACCCCGACCTGGCGTACGCCCACGAGGAGGACCCGGAACTCGCCCGCACCTCCCGGCGAACCGCCCTGCACACCCACTCCCCCACCATCCTGGCCACCCCCCACCTGGGCACCCCCTTCACCCCGCCTCCCCACCCCCGAGTCGGTTGA
- a CDS encoding bifunctional methylenetetrahydrofolate dehydrogenase/methenyltetrahydrofolate cyclohydrolase yields MTATLLDGKATAAEIKDELRIRVKALAERGIIPGLGTVLVGADPGSQAYVNGKHRDCAEVGIASIRRELPADATQQQVDDVLAELNADPACHGYIVQLPLPAHLDTQRVLELIDPDKDADGLHPVNLGRLVLGYDGPLPCTPRGIVELLRRHDVALRGATVAVVGRGNTVGRPLGLLLTRRSENATVTLCHTGTLDLASHTRAADIVIVAAGVPGLLTADMINSGAVVVDVGITRVIGADGKGRYTGDVDPQAAETAGALVPMPGGVGPMTRAMLLTNVVERAERG; encoded by the coding sequence GTGACGGCGACGCTTCTGGACGGCAAGGCAACCGCAGCGGAGATCAAGGACGAGCTGCGCATCCGGGTCAAGGCACTCGCGGAACGCGGCATCATCCCGGGGCTCGGCACGGTCCTCGTCGGGGCGGACCCGGGCAGCCAGGCGTACGTCAACGGCAAGCACCGCGACTGCGCCGAGGTGGGCATCGCCTCGATCCGCCGCGAACTGCCGGCCGACGCCACCCAGCAGCAGGTCGACGACGTGCTGGCCGAGCTGAACGCCGACCCGGCGTGCCACGGCTACATCGTCCAGCTGCCACTGCCGGCCCACCTCGACACCCAGCGGGTGCTGGAGCTGATCGACCCGGACAAGGACGCCGACGGCCTGCACCCGGTCAACCTGGGTCGGCTCGTGCTCGGCTACGACGGTCCGCTGCCGTGCACCCCACGCGGCATCGTCGAGCTGCTCCGCCGGCACGACGTGGCGTTGCGCGGCGCCACCGTCGCCGTGGTCGGCCGCGGCAACACCGTCGGTCGACCGCTCGGCCTGCTGCTCACCAGGCGCAGCGAGAACGCCACTGTCACCCTGTGCCACACCGGCACCCTCGACCTCGCCTCGCACACCCGCGCCGCCGACATCGTCATCGTCGCGGCGGGCGTACCCGGGCTGCTCACCGCCGACATGATCAACTCGGGCGCGGTGGTGGTGGACGTCGGCATCACCCGCGTGATCGGCGCGGACGGCAAGGGCCGCTACACCGGCGATGTGGACCCGCAGGCGGCCGAGACGGCCGGCGCGCTGGTCCCCATGCCCGGCGGCGTGGGCCCGATGACCCGGGCCATGCTGCTCACCAACGTCGTGGAGCGCGCCGAGCGCGGCTGA
- a CDS encoding ABC transporter permease: protein MFRYILRRLLQMVLAFFGTTLIVYALTFAGQGDPIQALAGERPVTPAQRAYLTEKYNLDQTGVGGFFYRYFDYVKDLLQGNLGESLTGRSIGDILQQAWPVTVRLALIALAVAIIFGVTAGVLAGIRRASIFDNSTLVLTLLVLGIPTIVLAPLAQYFLGVKWQLFPPTAGSDPTFYALLLPGIVLGSLSLATALRLTRASVAENLRADYVRTARSKGLVKRRIVIVHVLRNSLIPVVTFLGVELGNLMSGAIITEGVFNIPGVGFNLFRGIRTEDGPLVVGIVSVLVVVYLVSNLVVDVLYAVLDPRIRYE from the coding sequence ATGTTCCGCTACATCCTGCGGCGCCTACTGCAGATGGTCCTCGCGTTCTTCGGGACCACCCTGATCGTCTACGCGCTGACATTCGCCGGGCAGGGCGACCCGATCCAGGCGCTCGCCGGCGAACGGCCGGTGACGCCAGCCCAACGGGCCTACCTGACCGAGAAGTACAACCTTGATCAGACGGGCGTCGGCGGCTTCTTCTACCGCTACTTCGACTACGTGAAGGACCTGCTCCAGGGCAACCTGGGCGAGTCGCTCACCGGTCGAAGCATCGGCGACATCCTCCAGCAGGCCTGGCCGGTCACCGTGCGGCTCGCGCTCATCGCGCTCGCCGTGGCGATCATCTTCGGCGTCACCGCCGGGGTGCTCGCCGGCATCCGCCGAGCCAGCATCTTCGACAACTCGACGCTGGTGCTGACCCTGCTGGTGCTGGGCATCCCGACCATCGTGCTGGCGCCGCTGGCGCAGTACTTCCTGGGCGTCAAGTGGCAGCTCTTCCCACCCACCGCCGGCTCCGACCCGACGTTCTACGCGCTCCTGCTGCCGGGCATCGTGCTCGGCTCGCTGTCGCTGGCCACCGCCCTACGACTCACCCGGGCCTCGGTCGCGGAGAACCTGCGCGCCGACTACGTCCGGACCGCCCGGTCCAAGGGCCTGGTCAAGCGGCGCATCGTCATCGTCCACGTGCTGCGCAACTCGCTGATCCCGGTGGTCACCTTCCTCGGTGTGGAACTGGGCAACCTGATGAGCGGCGCGATCATCACCGAGGGCGTCTTCAACATCCCCGGCGTGGGCTTCAACCTCTTCCGCGGCATCCGCACCGAGGACGGCCCCCTGGTGGTGGGCATCGTCAGCGTGCTCGTCGTGGTCTACCTGGTCTCGAACCTGGTGGTGGACGTCCTGTACGCCGTACTCGACCCGAGGATCCGCTATGAGTGA
- a CDS encoding ABC transporter permease: MSDFETVAATENQAARRGPSGEPGTPNQVGAAQKPRSLAGDAWRDLRRNPIFWISLALVVIFTLMALFPGLFTANSPNDCLLSRQHAGPSGGAIFGYDFQGCDTYSRAVHGTRASLLVGALAALGTGIIALVVGMLAGYFGRWVDAVLSRVIDVVLGIPLLLAAIVLLKRVSSDSQWARIGAVVFVLALLGWTTAARVVRSSVITAKEQDYVAAARMLGAGNSRIMWRHILPNSLAPAIVVLTIALGSFIAAEATLSFLGIGLKAPTISWGQDIDTGRIHMREAATPLIVPSAFLALTVLAFIMLGDAIRDAFDPKLR; this comes from the coding sequence ATGAGTGATTTTGAAACTGTGGCGGCCACCGAGAACCAGGCCGCGCGACGCGGCCCCTCCGGGGAGCCGGGCACGCCCAACCAGGTCGGCGCCGCGCAGAAGCCTCGCAGCCTGGCCGGGGACGCCTGGCGCGACCTGCGCCGCAACCCGATCTTCTGGATCTCGCTGGCGCTGGTCGTCATCTTCACCCTGATGGCGCTGTTCCCCGGCCTGTTCACCGCCAACAGCCCGAACGACTGCCTGCTCTCCCGGCAGCACGCCGGGCCGTCCGGCGGGGCCATCTTCGGGTACGACTTCCAGGGCTGCGACACGTACTCCCGGGCGGTCCACGGCACCCGGGCGTCGCTGCTCGTCGGCGCGCTCGCCGCGCTCGGCACCGGGATCATCGCGCTGGTGGTCGGCATGCTGGCCGGTTACTTCGGCCGCTGGGTCGACGCGGTGCTGTCCCGGGTGATCGACGTGGTGCTCGGCATCCCGCTGCTGCTGGCCGCGATCGTGCTGCTCAAGCGGGTGTCCAGTGACAGCCAGTGGGCTCGGATCGGCGCCGTCGTCTTCGTGCTGGCCCTGCTCGGCTGGACCACCGCCGCCCGCGTCGTCCGGTCCTCGGTGATCACCGCGAAGGAGCAGGACTACGTCGCGGCGGCCCGGATGCTCGGTGCCGGCAACAGCCGGATCATGTGGCGGCACATCCTGCCGAACTCGCTGGCCCCGGCCATCGTCGTGCTGACAATCGCGCTCGGCTCGTTCATCGCGGCCGAGGCGACGCTGTCCTTCCTGGGCATCGGCCTGAAGGCGCCCACCATCTCGTGGGGCCAGGACATCGACACCGGCCGGATCCACATGCGGGAGGCGGCCACCCCGTTGATCGTCCCGTCGGCCTTCCTGGCGCTGACCGTGCTGGCGTTCATCATGCTCGGCGACGCGATCCGTGACGCCTTCGACCCGAAGCTGCGGTGA